A single Anopheles maculipalpis chromosome 3RL, idAnoMacuDA_375_x, whole genome shotgun sequence DNA region contains:
- the LOC126560443 gene encoding methylosome protein 50-like, producing the protein MDYNRHVDLVSTYAVPNTYQPPETLPELAKSTDYPNMNSLHYRLTKAVPLPEKKLPPFLDLATVNCEGNVIVAGNNYTGRLWEGGICGWKTTADLFQEEKISFSNRCDAIVTALCYTVEDALFILGNDRGSIELWSTGNAIRGPGLYMVDKRNEHIGAITALDIFHNTERTVISGSVDGCIKLWDYSQGDLQSTNTFQNAHLGPITSVSADCIQNSLAVSCSKDQSALLWDFRETKPAVALYEKHDVPFATIRWCDEGVWNRLVAIGDEMGRVHFIDTRQPNVFLETVPCFDRKVHKISFHRKNFAVLGNTPEVKFFDDKSKEILVENSASNYVRDIVWDGTNNDDPTISSCTLIGWDSYVKRLTLEVKQPSSE; encoded by the exons ATGGATTACAACAGACATGTCGATCTGGTATCGACATATGCTGTACCGAACACCTATCAGCCACCGGAAACGCTACCCGAGCTAGCGAAAAGTACCGACTATCCGAACATGAACTCGTTGCACTACCGGCTCACGAAAGCGGTTCCGTTGCCGGAGAAAAAACTGCCCCCCTTTCTAGATCTGGCCACTGTTAATTGTGAGGGTAATGTAATTGTGGCCGGCAATAACTATACTGGCCGGCTGTGGGAAGGTGGAATCTGTGGTTGGAAAACGACGGCGGATCTTTTCCAGGAAGAGAAGATAAGCTTCAGCAACCGGTGCGATGCGATCGTGACGGCACTGTGCTACACAGTGGAGGATGCTTTG TTTATTCTGGGCAATGATAGAGGATCGATCGAACTGTGGTCTACTGGGAATGCAATTCGAGGACCGGGTCTCTACATGGTAGACAAACGGAATGAACATATCGGCGCCAttacggcactggacatatTTCATAACACCGAGCGGACCGTGATTTCTGGATCGGTGGACGGTTGCATCAAGCTGTGGGATTACAGCCAGGGTGATTTGCAGTCAACCAACACGTTCCAGAATGCTCATCTCGGACCAATTACGTCTGTGTCCGCCGATTGCATCCAGAACTCGTTGGCCGTAAGCTGCTCGAAAGACCAGTCTGCACTGTTGTGGGACTTCCGGGAAACGAAACCGGCTGTGGCACTGTACGAAAAGCACGATGTCCCGTTTGCAACGATCCGGTGGTGCGATGAAGGCGTCTGGAATCGATTGGTAGCCATTGGAGATGAGATGGGACGTGTGCACTTTATCGATACACGGCAACCGAACGTTTTTCTCGAGACGGTACCGTGTTTCGATCGGAAGGTTCACAAAATATCATTCCACCG CAAAAACTTCGCTGTGCTGGGAAATACGCCAGAGGTTAAGTTTTTCGACGACAAATCGAAAGAGATTCTGGTGGAAAACAGTGCTTCGAACTATGTTCGTGATATTGTTTGGGATGGAACGAACAACGACGACCCAACGATTTCCTCCTGCACACTGATCGGATGGGATAGCTACGTAAAGCGGTTAACACTTGAAGTGAAACAGCCCTCAAGTGAGTGA
- the LOC126564754 gene encoding short/branched chain specific acyl-CoA dehydrogenase, mitochondrial has protein sequence MLQNVLRQVVRSVGSIGAPRTFASSSFGTATGATSPLTYLSEDELVMKETVAKLAQEQIAPLVKKMDEEHQFDPSVVRALFDNGLMGIEVSDEYGGSACNFMTTMLVVEELSKVCPATAAFVDIHNTLVNSLMIKLGTAEQKSKYLPKLSQEYSGSFALSEPSAGSDAFSLKTTAKKDGNHYVLNGTKMWISNSDLSGVFLIMANANPSAGYRGITTFIVEREYEGFTVGKRESKLGICASGTCTLHLDNVRVPEENILGEFGKGYQYAAGFLNEGRIGIGAQMIGLAQGCLDATIPYLLERKQFGSDLYSFQSMQHQIATIATEIEAARLLTYNAARLQEAGAPFLKQAAMAKFYASEVAQRTTVKCIDWMGGVGFTKDFPQEKYYRDCKIGAIYEGTTNMQLSTIAKVMKKEYQS, from the coding sequence ATGCTGCAAAACGTTCTCCGCCAGGTGGTCCGCTCGGTAGGCTCGATCGGTGCTCCACGCACGTTCGCCAGCTCGTCGTTCGGCACGGCTACCGGTGCCACCTCGCCCCTAACCTACCTTAGCGAGGACGAGCTGGTGATGAAGGAAACGGTGGCCAAACTGGCCCAGGAACAGATCGCCCCGCTGGTGAAGAAGATGGACGAGGAGCATCAGTTTGATCCGTCCGTGGTGCGCGCCCTCTTCGACAATGGGCTGATGGGGATTGAGGTAAGCGACGAGTATGGGGGCAGTGCGTGCAACTTCATGACCACGatgctggtggtggaggaaCTGTCCAAGGTGTGTCCGGCGACGGCCGCGTTCGTTGACATCCACAACACGCTGGTTAACTCGCTGATGATCAAACTCGGGACGGCGGAGCAGAAGAGCAAGTATCTGCCGAAGCTGAGCCAAGAGTACAGTGGGAGCTTTGCGCTATCGGAACCATCGGCCGGATCGGATGCATTCTCGCTGAAAACTACTGCCAAGAAGGATGGCAACCACTACGTCCTGAACGGTACCAAGATGTGGATATCCAACTCGGATCTGTCCGGTGTGTTCCTGATTATGGCGAATGCGAATCCCTCCGCTGGCTACCGTGGCATTACGACATTCATCGTAGAGCGCGAGTACGAAGGTTTCACCGTTGGCAAGCGAGAAAGCAAACTGGGCATCTGTGCGTCCGGTACCTGCACCCTGCATCTGGACAATGTGCGCGTCCCGGAGGAGAACATCCTCGGTGAGTTCGGTAAGGGTTACCAGTATGCGGCCGGTTTTCTCAACGAAGGACGCATCGGTATCGGGGCGCAGATGATCGGTCTGGCCCAAGGCTGTCTGGACGCGACCATCCCTTACCTGCTCGAGCGCAAACAGTTCGGTTCCGATCTGTACTCGTTCCAGAGCATGCAGCATCAGATCGCAACGATCGCAACGGAAATTGAAGCAGCCCGGCTGCTGACGTACAATGCGGCCCGTCTGCAGGAAGCGGGTGCACCTTTCCTGAAGCAGGCGGCGATGGCCAAATTCTACGCATCGGAGGTAGCCCAACGTACCACGGTCAAGTGTATCGATTGGATGGGTGGCGTCGGCTTTACGAAGGACTTCCCGCAGGAGAAGTATTATCGTGACTGCAAGATCGGTGCCATCTACGAGGGTACGACCAACATGCAGCTCAGCACGATCGCCAAGGTCATGAAGAAGGAGTATCAATCGTAA